Below is a genomic region from Streptomyces sp. NBC_00461.
ACCCCGCACGCCGGTGAGGCCGCGGCGCTGCTGGGGGTCTCGCGGGAGACGGTCGAGGGGGCGCGCCTGCGGTGGGTGCGCGAACTCGCCTCGCGCTACGGGGCGACCGTGCTGCTCAAGGGGTCGACGACGCTGGTCGCCGACGCGCGCGGCGGTGCCGTACGCGTCAACGCGACGGGGACGCCGTGGCTGGCCACCGCCGGGAGCGGGGACGTGCTGTCGGGACTTGCCGGGTCACTCCTTGCGTCGGGGCTCTCCGCTCTCGACGCGGGCAGCGTGGCGGCGTACCTGCACGGTCTGGCCGGGCGGTACGCGGCCGACGGGGCACCGGCGGGGGCGCACGACGTGGCGGAGGCGATTCCCGCGGCCTGGCGGGACGTACGGGACTGACCGCCGGACCCGCGCGTCGCCCACCGGATGTCCTGCAGCTACTGCAGCCACTTCAGCTACCGGAGGTCCTGCACCACGCTGAGGATGTTCCCCTCGCTGTCCTTGAACCAGGCGCCGCGCATGCCCGAGGCCTCCATCACGCCGTCCACCGTCTTCAGGCCGGGCTGGTCGTACTCCTCGAAGGTGACCCCGCGGGCGCGCAGTTCGGCCATCTCCGCATCGAGGTCGTCGACCGTCCAGGCGGCCAGGGTGTGGGCGGCTCGGCCGCCGCTCGGTGTCGGGTAGAGGGAGAACCGGGTACCGCCGGAATCGAAGACCACGACTCCCTCCCGGTCGTCGATGAGCTTGAGGCCGAGCGTGTCGCCGTAGAAACGCTTGGCCCTTTCGAGGTCACCGGCCGGGATCACGGCGGTGAGCGGTGTGTCGGCCAACATGTCCTCCACCTCCTGTCACCAGCGTAGGACCGGATACCGGACGGGACGACCGCTGCTCGACCACGACGACCGCTCCGCAATAAGGGTGACCTCGCCGCGCGCCGCCCCCGCCCCGTCGGCCCTGCGCGCTTCTCTTATTGAATGATCAGCGGACATATCGCACACCGGGGTGTCGCCGTGCTGCTCGCCGTGGCCACCGCCCTCCCCGCGGGCGCCGCCGCCTCGGCCGCCCCCGCGCCGCCCGTTGCCGCTCCCGGACCCGAGGCCGAGCTGGTGCCCGGTGTCGCGCCGGGGCCGTATCAGCCCTGGCAGATCGACACGCCCGACCAGGTGCTGGCACCGAAGACGTACACGCCCACCGCCGAGGAGGACGCCGTCGAGCCCCGGGCCGCGGCGGAGGGGACGTACGACCTCGTCGAGTACGTGCCCCTGGAGGACGCCGCAGGCAAGGTGGCGTGCAGCAAGCGGACCGGGCCCTACCAGCGGGCGGTCGAGCGGTGGCTGAAGCTGAAGGTGGACGGCAGGCAGTCGGCGGCCGACTGCCGGGCCATCAGGAACTTCCAGGTGAAGCACCGGGTCAAGCCCACGACCGGGTTCGCCGGACCCGTCACCTGGGCCACCATGCAGCTCGTCTCCGCCCGGAAGAACCCCAACGCCGGGAAGAAGTGCCCGGTGCGGAAGTACCGCGTCGCCTGTGTGGACCTCGACCGGCAGCTGACCTGGGTGCAGAACGGCAAGAAGGTCGTGTTCGGTCCCGTCCCCATGCGCAGCGGACGCGCCGGGCACCGGACCCGGACCGGATGGCACCGGATCTACTGGAAGCACAAGAACCACTGGTCCACCCTCTACAACTCGCCCATGCCCTATGCCCAGTTCTTCGACGGCGGACAGGCCTTTCACGCCGTCTACGGCAGCATCTACACCACCGTCGGCTCATGGGGCTGCGTCAATCTGCGGGTGGCCGACGCCCGGAAGCTGTGGGGCGTCCTCAAGAAGAACGACCGGGTGTACGTGTGGGGGCGCAGGCCCGGGCCCTAGCCGTCCGTGGGGACTGTCGGACCCCTCTGCGACACTGGGTGCGCCATGACTGAGACACCAGCTGCCCCGATCGCACCTCTGCGTGCCCGCGCCGAGATCGACCTGGCCGCCCTGCGCGCCAATGTGCGGACCCTGCGCGCCCTCGCGCCGGGCGCTGCCCTCATGGCCGTCGTCAAGTCCGACGCGTACGGGCATGGAGCCGTGCCGTGTGCCCGTGCGGCCGTGGAGGCGGGAGCCGCCTGGCTGGGGACCGCCACGCCCGAGGAGGCGCTCGCGCTGCGGGCCGCCGGCCTGCCCGGACGCGTCCTGTGCTGGCTGTGGACGCCGGGCGGGCCCTGGCGGGAGGCCATCGAGGCCGACATCGATGTTTCGGTGAGCGGGATGTGGGCGCTGGAGGAGGTCACGGCGGCGGCCCGGGAGGCGG
It encodes:
- a CDS encoding VOC family protein, producing MLADTPLTAVIPAGDLERAKRFYGDTLGLKLIDDREGVVVFDSGGTRFSLYPTPSGGRAAHTLAAWTVDDLDAEMAELRARGVTFEEYDQPGLKTVDGVMEASGMRGAWFKDSEGNILSVVQDLR
- a CDS encoding L,D-transpeptidase family protein, giving the protein MISGHIAHRGVAVLLAVATALPAGAAASAAPAPPVAAPGPEAELVPGVAPGPYQPWQIDTPDQVLAPKTYTPTAEEDAVEPRAAAEGTYDLVEYVPLEDAAGKVACSKRTGPYQRAVERWLKLKVDGRQSAADCRAIRNFQVKHRVKPTTGFAGPVTWATMQLVSARKNPNAGKKCPVRKYRVACVDLDRQLTWVQNGKKVVFGPVPMRSGRAGHRTRTGWHRIYWKHKNHWSTLYNSPMPYAQFFDGGQAFHAVYGSIYTTVGSWGCVNLRVADARKLWGVLKKNDRVYVWGRRPGP